A region from the Desulfatiglans anilini DSM 4660 genome encodes:
- the acs gene encoding acetate--CoA ligase, producing the protein MTDAPKWYDAHLEDYRKVAFINSLEQYQELYRRSIEDPDGFWAEQAGRYLSWDKPWDFVLRYDFNQADIAWFGGGVLNASANCLDRHMKTLKDKVAYYWEGDNPEETLTVTYGDLYARVNKMAALLRQKGVKKGDRIIIYMPMIVELPVTMLACARIGAVHSVVFGGFSAEALANRIRDCGARLVVTVDGGFRAGKPVPLKTNVDNALKTCPGVDTVLVFERAGLKPELDSKREVWVHEALEDPSLPDFVEPEPMDAEDPLFILYTSGSTGKPKGVVHTTGGYLLYAAMTTRLVFDLKDDEVFWCTADIGWVTGHSYSVYGPLTEGLTSVLFESVPNYPGFDRYWAIVEKYRVAKFYTAPTVIRSLAKEGPEPVQKHDISSLKLLGSVGEPINPEAWRWYYHYVGRDWCPIMDTWWQTETGGHMLTPLPGVAPIKPGSCSFPFFGVDPVILDETGQEARFPDQEGVLCIRKPWPGMARTVYGDHERFRQTYFSQVPGMYFTGDGAKKDQDGYFWIIGRIDDVINVSGHRLGTAEVESALVLHDLVAEAAVVGMPHPVKGQGIYAFVTLNTGVPKSEELKKELIQMVRKEIGPIATIDALQWADALPKTRSGKIMRRILQKIAAGRVDELGDTSTIADPSVIETLIKERVGLP; encoded by the coding sequence ATGACGGATGCACCCAAATGGTATGACGCCCACCTCGAGGACTACCGGAAGGTCGCCTTCATCAACTCCCTGGAGCAGTACCAGGAGCTTTACCGCCGCTCGATCGAGGACCCCGACGGCTTCTGGGCCGAACAGGCCGGGAGATACCTCTCGTGGGACAAGCCGTGGGATTTCGTGCTGCGCTATGATTTCAACCAGGCCGATATCGCCTGGTTCGGCGGCGGCGTCCTCAACGCGTCGGCCAACTGTCTCGACCGCCACATGAAAACCCTGAAGGACAAGGTCGCCTACTACTGGGAAGGGGACAACCCGGAGGAAACCCTCACCGTGACCTACGGGGATCTCTACGCGCGCGTCAACAAGATGGCGGCTCTCCTGAGGCAAAAAGGGGTGAAGAAGGGGGACCGGATCATCATCTACATGCCGATGATCGTGGAACTGCCCGTCACCATGCTTGCCTGCGCCCGCATCGGCGCCGTCCACAGCGTGGTTTTCGGGGGGTTCAGCGCCGAGGCGCTCGCCAACCGGATCCGAGACTGCGGCGCGAGGCTGGTCGTCACGGTGGACGGCGGATTCCGGGCCGGCAAACCGGTGCCCCTCAAAACCAACGTCGACAACGCCCTCAAGACCTGCCCCGGCGTCGATACGGTGCTCGTCTTCGAGCGTGCCGGCCTGAAGCCGGAGCTCGATTCGAAGCGGGAGGTCTGGGTGCACGAGGCCCTCGAGGACCCGAGCCTGCCCGATTTCGTGGAGCCCGAACCGATGGACGCAGAAGACCCGCTTTTCATCCTCTATACCAGCGGCAGCACCGGCAAACCGAAGGGCGTCGTCCACACCACCGGCGGCTACCTCCTCTACGCCGCCATGACCACCCGGCTCGTTTTCGACCTCAAGGACGACGAGGTCTTCTGGTGCACCGCCGACATCGGGTGGGTGACCGGACACTCCTACAGCGTCTACGGGCCGCTCACGGAAGGCTTGACCAGCGTGCTGTTCGAAAGCGTCCCCAATTATCCCGGCTTCGACCGGTATTGGGCGATCGTCGAGAAGTACCGCGTCGCCAAGTTCTACACCGCCCCCACCGTGATCCGCTCCCTCGCCAAGGAAGGCCCTGAACCGGTCCAGAAGCACGACATCTCCTCGCTCAAACTCCTCGGGTCCGTGGGCGAACCCATCAATCCCGAGGCCTGGCGGTGGTACTACCACTACGTCGGACGCGACTGGTGCCCGATCATGGACACCTGGTGGCAGACGGAGACGGGCGGACACATGCTCACCCCCCTGCCCGGCGTAGCCCCCATCAAGCCGGGGTCCTGCTCCTTCCCCTTTTTCGGGGTGGACCCCGTGATCCTCGACGAAACAGGACAGGAGGCCCGCTTCCCCGACCAGGAGGGCGTGCTCTGCATCCGGAAACCATGGCCCGGCATGGCGCGGACGGTCTACGGCGACCATGAGCGTTTCCGCCAGACCTATTTCAGCCAGGTGCCGGGGATGTATTTTACCGGCGACGGCGCCAAAAAGGACCAGGACGGGTACTTCTGGATCATCGGCCGCATCGACGACGTTATCAATGTCTCGGGCCACCGCCTCGGCACCGCCGAAGTCGAGTCCGCGCTCGTCCTGCACGACCTGGTCGCCGAGGCCGCGGTGGTGGGCATGCCCCACCCGGTCAAAGGCCAGGGCATCTACGCCTTCGTCACCCTCAACACGGGGGTGCCGAAGTCGGAGGAACTGAAGAAGGAACTGATCCAGATGGTGCGCAAGGAGATCGGCCCCATTGCGACGATCGACGCCCTGCAATGGGCGGACGCCCTGCCGAAGACCCGGAGCGGAAAGATCATGCGCCGCATCCTCCAGAAGATCGCGGCCGGCCGCGTCGACGAACTCGGCGACACCTCC
- a CDS encoding GNAT family N-acetyltransferase gives MAHSGKTRTPYWPDQYVAKRRTPAQAIRAIKRGQRVFIGTSCGEPQILVRELAAQSASFTDLEIVRVLSLEITPLTLIADQTACHNFSVRSFYLGSAKPRALSANKRFITPINLSAVPRLFKSRQLKLDVALIQVSEPDDFGWMSLGVSVDVTMAAAQSADLVIAQVNPQMPRVLGRSFIHVNEVDIVVEHDEPLITIGQAPDFPTARWIAQHAAKLIEDGATLQISLGTTPQALLLGLSDKNDLGVHTQFLTDGIMHLFSSGVVNNRRKGFNEGKLVASGAIGSANLYEFLHDNPGIEFHPSDYVNDPMIIARHNRMTSLNVAMAIDLTGQVAADAMPFNHFTGVNGFMDFVRGASQAPQGKSIIMIPSTTLDGRSSRIVPLMENVAVVVPRGDVQYVVTEYGVVNLFGKSLQERAVALISIAHPDFRDELFHEAKKKGFLGQERTLADTMRCIYPLDIEEVRTIGGHKVFFRPARPTDERLVQEHFYAMDQQDVVRRFLHEKTSFLREDVADVFMVDYVNDMAILAVTGEPGFERVIGVGGYFSSPGGGPAEVAYSVAKDWQGKGVSSILQEKLLDSARNHGIPGFVAYTSAGNRAMIRLFEKLPYRVDILQDADGVTLKATFDDLPSPAPCTGDL, from the coding sequence ATGGCCCATTCCGGAAAGACGCGGACCCCTTACTGGCCAGACCAATACGTCGCGAAGCGCCGGACCCCCGCGCAGGCGATCCGCGCGATCAAGCGCGGGCAGCGGGTGTTCATCGGGACCTCCTGCGGGGAGCCCCAGATCCTGGTGCGGGAACTGGCGGCGCAGTCGGCCTCCTTTACGGATCTGGAGATCGTCCGGGTCCTCAGCCTGGAGATCACCCCGCTGACCCTGATCGCCGATCAGACCGCCTGCCACAACTTCAGCGTCCGATCCTTCTACCTTGGCTCCGCCAAGCCCCGGGCCCTATCGGCCAACAAGCGCTTCATCACGCCGATCAACCTTTCGGCCGTTCCGAGGCTTTTCAAGAGCCGCCAGCTCAAACTGGACGTCGCCCTGATCCAGGTCTCGGAGCCGGACGATTTCGGCTGGATGAGCCTAGGGGTCAGCGTCGACGTCACGATGGCCGCGGCCCAGTCCGCTGATTTGGTGATCGCGCAGGTCAATCCGCAGATGCCGCGCGTCCTGGGGCGGAGTTTCATTCACGTGAACGAGGTCGACATCGTCGTAGAGCACGACGAACCCCTGATCACGATCGGGCAAGCGCCCGACTTCCCGACGGCCCGGTGGATCGCACAACATGCCGCGAAACTCATCGAAGACGGCGCGACCTTGCAGATCAGCCTCGGAACGACCCCCCAGGCCCTGCTGCTCGGCCTCTCGGACAAAAACGACCTCGGGGTCCACACCCAGTTCCTGACCGACGGGATCATGCACCTCTTTTCGAGCGGGGTGGTCAACAACCGCCGGAAGGGCTTCAACGAAGGGAAGCTCGTGGCGAGCGGGGCCATCGGCTCCGCCAACCTTTACGAGTTCCTGCACGACAACCCCGGCATCGAGTTCCACCCCTCCGACTACGTGAACGACCCGATGATCATCGCCCGCCACAACCGGATGACCTCGCTGAACGTCGCGATGGCCATCGATCTCACCGGCCAGGTGGCAGCCGACGCCATGCCCTTCAACCACTTCACGGGCGTCAACGGCTTCATGGATTTCGTCCGGGGAGCCAGCCAGGCGCCCCAGGGCAAGAGCATCATCATGATCCCTTCGACGACCCTGGACGGGAGGAGCAGCCGGATCGTCCCGCTCATGGAAAACGTCGCCGTCGTCGTCCCGCGCGGCGACGTGCAGTACGTGGTCACCGAGTACGGGGTCGTGAACCTCTTCGGGAAGAGCCTTCAGGAGCGCGCGGTCGCCCTGATCAGCATCGCCCATCCGGACTTCCGGGACGAACTCTTCCACGAGGCCAAAAAGAAGGGCTTCCTCGGCCAGGAGCGCACCCTGGCCGACACCATGCGCTGCATCTATCCCCTCGACATCGAGGAAGTCCGCACGATCGGCGGGCACAAGGTCTTTTTCAGGCCCGCCCGCCCCACCGACGAAAGACTCGTTCAAGAGCATTTCTACGCCATGGACCAGCAGGACGTGGTCCGTCGTTTTCTGCACGAAAAAACCAGTTTCCTCCGCGAAGACGTCGCAGACGTCTTCATGGTCGACTACGTGAACGACATGGCCATCCTCGCCGTCACCGGCGAGCCCGGCTTCGAACGGGTCATCGGCGTCGGCGGCTATTTCTCGAGCCCGGGCGGCGGACCAGCCGAGGTGGCCTACAGCGTCGCCAAGGACTGGCAGGGCAAGGGGGTCTCGTCCATCCTGCAGGAAAAGCTTCTGGACAGTGCACGCAATCACGGCATCCCCGGCTTCGTAGCCTACACCTCGGCCGGCAACCGCGCCATGATCCGGCTTTTCGAGAAGCTGCCCTACCGGGTGGACATCTTGCAGGACGCCGACGGCGTCACGCTGAAGGCCACGTTCGACGACCTCCCCTCCCCGGCGCCCTGCACGGGGGACCTCTGA
- a CDS encoding AMP-binding protein, giving the protein MIKARIKAEDPNAQIGSYGNFYRAFAWDDIHRELRRSPGEPLNIVAYAIDRWAEDPEHGQRPALVFDRAGEARSWTYAQLQTISSQWGAMLLDLGLKAGDRLFIFVPPCPEIYFAMLGCARVGVIFCPLYPTLGFDELDQRIRNASPRALLTHPETVETLPPEALGPVEHVLFTEGPLPRVFNRETLIPQRLPGGTTILSPVLLAEDSPLYLIYTSGSTGPPKGVVHAHRDLAGHLMTGRYVLDLSPGTVLWTDGHPAWVMATVYSTFAPWLCGATSVVLGDPFSASNCYRTLERHKVSVWYTTPMTIKKLMEAGEDLPTRYDLSNLRHVLTVGEALAPEHFYWVRNHLHHSPHDTWWMSETGMICFANFPSMDIKPGAMGRPVPGIEAAVLDEKGEPLPFLSMGELALKTPWPALMTGIWEDRERFLAYFPFEGWFSTGDMVIMDEEGYYYHQGRMDDLIKIGEKVIGPFEIEHILFQHPAVAESAVIAKTAQANQPHLKAFVKLNAGIAPSGRMNQEIKAFVKANLSPDTPLREVEFVDNLPKTSAGKLLRRVLRARELGLPTGDPSRMQD; this is encoded by the coding sequence ATGATCAAGGCTCGTATCAAGGCAGAAGACCCGAATGCCCAAATAGGTTCCTACGGCAATTTTTACCGCGCCTTCGCCTGGGACGACATCCACCGGGAGCTGCGGCGTTCACCCGGCGAACCGCTCAACATCGTCGCCTACGCCATCGACCGCTGGGCGGAGGACCCGGAGCACGGACAGCGGCCGGCGCTCGTCTTCGACCGGGCGGGGGAGGCGCGCTCCTGGACATACGCCCAACTGCAGACGATCTCTTCGCAGTGGGGCGCCATGCTCCTCGACCTGGGCCTGAAGGCCGGCGACCGGCTGTTCATCTTCGTGCCGCCCTGCCCCGAAATCTATTTCGCGATGCTCGGCTGCGCCCGCGTGGGGGTCATCTTCTGCCCGCTCTACCCGACCCTCGGGTTCGACGAATTGGATCAGCGCATCCGCAACGCCTCGCCACGCGCCCTGCTGACCCATCCCGAAACCGTCGAAACCCTGCCGCCCGAGGCCTTGGGCCCCGTCGAACACGTGCTTTTCACGGAAGGCCCGCTGCCGCGCGTCTTCAACCGCGAGACCCTGATCCCGCAGAGGCTGCCCGGCGGCACCACGATCCTTTCCCCGGTCCTCCTGGCCGAGGACAGCCCGCTCTACCTCATCTACACCTCCGGCTCGACCGGGCCGCCGAAAGGGGTCGTCCACGCCCACCGGGATCTCGCCGGGCACCTGATGACCGGCCGGTACGTGCTGGACCTCTCCCCGGGGACCGTGCTCTGGACGGACGGCCACCCAGCCTGGGTCATGGCGACCGTTTACAGCACCTTCGCCCCCTGGCTCTGCGGAGCGACGAGCGTGGTGCTGGGGGACCCCTTCTCCGCATCGAACTGCTACCGGACCCTCGAGCGGCACAAGGTCTCCGTGTGGTACACGACCCCCATGACCATCAAGAAACTCATGGAGGCCGGTGAAGACCTGCCGACGCGCTACGACCTTTCGAACCTCCGGCATGTCCTGACCGTCGGAGAGGCGCTCGCCCCGGAGCATTTTTACTGGGTCCGGAACCACCTCCACCACTCTCCGCACGACACCTGGTGGATGAGCGAGACCGGGATGATCTGCTTTGCGAACTTCCCCTCCATGGACATCAAGCCCGGGGCCATGGGCAGGCCCGTACCAGGCATCGAGGCCGCCGTCCTCGACGAGAAGGGGGAGCCGCTGCCGTTTCTCTCCATGGGGGAACTGGCGCTCAAGACGCCCTGGCCCGCCCTCATGACGGGCATCTGGGAAGACCGGGAGCGCTTCCTGGCCTATTTTCCCTTCGAAGGCTGGTTTTCCACGGGAGACATGGTCATCATGGACGAGGAGGGCTACTATTACCACCAGGGGCGGATGGACGACCTCATCAAGATCGGGGAAAAGGTCATCGGCCCCTTCGAGATCGAGCACATCCTCTTTCAGCATCCAGCCGTAGCCGAATCCGCCGTCATCGCCAAGACCGCCCAGGCGAACCAGCCCCACCTGAAGGCCTTCGTCAAGCTGAATGCGGGCATTGCCCCGAGCGGGCGGATGAACCAGGAGATCAAGGCCTTCGTCAAGGCCAATCTTTCTCCCGACACCCCCTTGCGGGAAGTCGAATTTGTTGATAACCTCCCTAAGACAAGCGCGGGGAAACTCCTGCGGCGCGTCCTGCGGGCGCGCGAACTGGGCCTGCCGACCGGCGACCCCTCCCGTATGCAGGACTGA
- a CDS encoding GNAT family N-acetyltransferase, with protein MDDRVTRFDKYGMPVELRVADASALPELLDMYDGFEPKPASQGLPPSNPTACRSWVAFLLHNGVNLCAHRCDRLIGHAAILMDPAKCDAEFLIFVHQDFRSKGIGTILTRGTLQLARDRGIGCVWLTVETVNFHAVRLYRNIGFQFCDAFDCERMMRIDIEGP; from the coding sequence GTGGATGACAGGGTGACCCGCTTCGACAAATACGGGATGCCGGTGGAACTCAGGGTGGCCGATGCGTCTGCTCTCCCGGAACTTCTCGACATGTACGATGGCTTCGAACCGAAACCGGCTTCACAGGGGCTTCCCCCCTCCAATCCGACCGCATGCCGGTCCTGGGTCGCGTTTCTCCTGCACAACGGGGTCAACCTCTGCGCCCACCGCTGCGACCGGCTGATCGGGCACGCCGCGATCCTGATGGATCCGGCGAAATGCGACGCCGAATTCCTGATCTTCGTGCATCAGGATTTCCGCAGCAAGGGGATCGGGACCATCCTGACCCGGGGCACCCTCCAACTTGCCCGGGACCGGGGCATCGGATGCGTCTGGTTGACCGTCGAAACCGTCAACTTCCATGCAGTGAGGCTGTACCGCAATATCGGGTTCCAGTTCTGCGACGCCTTCGACTGCGAAAGGATGATGCGGATAGACATCGAAGGGCCATAA
- a CDS encoding B12-binding domain-containing radical SAM protein, which yields MLLIHPPVAKASEPPAGIARLAGALGRHGIGCVVLDANLEGLWASIRTPFAASDRWTQRAVRGVERNIATLSSWDGYRNIDRYKRAVADLNRVAGAAAAASGVHLTLADYQDPLRSAVRSADLLAAAEAPEADPFFGWFSRRLEEVLSVHGPSMVGFSLNYLSQALTAFAMAGFLRRLDGRLPIVFGGGLVTSWMRRPAFRNPFGGLIDTLVAGPGEGFLLESFGVEEPGAAGPPDFSVFSRYRYLSPGPILPYSASSGCYWGRCSFCPERAERNPYRPVPHTDVLTDLGVLSRAERPVLIHLLDNAVSPALLKRLAAGGGPGMPWYGFARASELLADEDFCRALKRSGCVMLKLGLESGDQDVLDAMGKGARVETAGRVLDGLRRAGIATYVYLLFGTPGEDRAAAERTLEFVVRHREAIGFLNLAVFNLPVHSPDARALATDPFYEADLSLYTGFAHPRGWDRPLVRRFLDREFRRHRAVAPILRRDPPLFTSNHAPLFSMAAAAEGQAQGRRR from the coding sequence CTGCTGCTCATTCATCCGCCCGTGGCGAAGGCGAGCGAGCCGCCGGCCGGGATCGCACGGCTGGCCGGAGCGCTCGGCCGGCACGGGATCGGGTGCGTGGTCCTCGACGCCAACCTCGAAGGGCTTTGGGCGTCGATCCGGACACCGTTCGCGGCGTCGGACCGCTGGACGCAGAGGGCCGTGCGCGGAGTGGAGCGCAACATCGCCACGCTTTCGTCATGGGACGGTTATCGGAATATCGACCGTTACAAACGGGCTGTCGCGGATCTGAACCGGGTGGCGGGGGCGGCAGCGGCTGCATCGGGCGTGCACCTGACTCTTGCCGATTACCAGGATCCGCTCCGCTCAGCCGTGCGAAGCGCCGATCTCCTGGCCGCAGCCGAGGCGCCGGAGGCGGACCCGTTTTTCGGCTGGTTCAGCCGTCGCCTGGAGGAGGTGCTTTCCGTCCATGGCCCGTCGATGGTCGGGTTCTCCCTCAATTACTTGAGCCAGGCCCTCACCGCCTTCGCCATGGCGGGATTCCTGAGAAGACTCGACGGACGGCTTCCCATCGTTTTCGGCGGCGGACTGGTGACCTCCTGGATGCGGCGCCCGGCTTTCCGGAATCCGTTCGGGGGCCTTATCGACACATTGGTCGCGGGCCCCGGCGAAGGCTTCCTCCTGGAAAGCTTCGGGGTCGAGGAGCCGGGCGCGGCCGGCCCGCCCGATTTTTCGGTGTTTTCCCGCTACAGGTACCTTTCTCCTGGGCCGATCCTGCCCTACAGCGCCTCGAGCGGCTGTTACTGGGGACGCTGCTCATTCTGCCCCGAGCGCGCGGAGCGCAATCCCTACCGGCCCGTACCGCACACCGACGTGCTGACCGATCTCGGAGTGCTTTCACGCGCCGAGCGGCCTGTGCTGATTCATCTGCTGGACAACGCCGTGAGCCCGGCGCTCCTGAAGCGCCTGGCCGCAGGCGGCGGACCGGGCATGCCGTGGTACGGTTTTGCGCGCGCCTCGGAACTCCTGGCCGATGAGGATTTCTGCCGGGCCCTCAAACGCTCGGGCTGCGTGATGCTCAAACTCGGCCTCGAATCCGGGGACCAGGACGTCCTCGACGCGATGGGGAAGGGGGCGCGGGTCGAGACCGCGGGGCGCGTCCTCGATGGCCTCCGGCGGGCGGGAATCGCGACCTATGTCTACCTGCTCTTCGGCACACCGGGCGAAGACCGGGCGGCGGCGGAAAGAACGCTGGAGTTCGTCGTGCGGCACCGGGAGGCGATCGGTTTCCTGAACCTGGCGGTCTTCAACCTCCCCGTCCACAGTCCCGATGCCCGCGCGCTCGCCACGGACCCCTTTTATGAAGCGGATCTGTCTCTTTACACCGGCTTCGCTCACCCGCGGGGCTGGGATCGGCCCCTGGTCCGGCGGTTCCTGGACCGGGAGTTCCGCCGCCATCGGGCGGTGGCGCCCATCTTGCGCCGCGACCCTCCGCTGTTCACCTCCAACCACGCCCCGCTCTTTTCCATGGCTGCAGCGGCGGAAGGGCAGGCGCAGGGGCGCCGCCGCTGA
- a CDS encoding NAD(+) synthase codes for MRPSFFSPYTHGFIRAAVCVPFLRVADPVYNLERTLALAQRASDARAALALFPEMGLSAYSNDDLFHQDALLEATRSALEQLVEASRTLAPVLLVGAPLRCEGRLFNCAIVVYRGEVLGIVPKSFLPNYREYYEKRQFAAARQAFSHEVMFAGRSVPFGNDLIFEARNVAGFNLHVEVCEDAWAPIPPSTWAAMGGATILANLSASNITVGKAEHRRLLCAFQSAKCLAAYLYSAAGPGESTNDVAWDGYALIYENNDLLAESERFAQEEQVILADVDLERLLQERMRTTSFGDAVGDHTERLHALRRVPFTFAVPEGESALLREVLRFPYVPSDPRVLNERCFEVYNIQVHSLMKRLTAAGIERVVIGVSGGLDSTQAVIVAAKTMDRLGLPRANILGYTMPGFATSARTLENARRLMSALGVTAHEIDIRPSCMQMFQDIGHPYAQGKPVYDVTFENVQAGERTSHLFRLANLRRAIVLGTGDISELALGWTTYGVGDQMSHYNVNVSVPKTLIQHLIRWVIHTRQFDEAAGAVLQEILETEISPELVPGGGLSDQPAQKTEAQIGPYELQDFNLYYITRFGFRPSKVAFLAHHAWRDPEKGPWPPFIPADKRHAYDLAAIRKWLEVFLYRFFKISQFKRTAIPNGPKVGSGGSLSPRSDWRAPSDSEAEVWLEELRRNVPE; via the coding sequence ATGAGACCTTCCTTTTTTTCCCCTTATACGCATGGTTTCATTCGAGCCGCGGTCTGCGTGCCTTTCCTGCGCGTGGCGGACCCCGTCTACAACCTGGAGCGGACCCTGGCCCTCGCCCAGCGCGCCTCGGACGCCCGCGCGGCCCTGGCCCTTTTTCCAGAGATGGGCCTTTCCGCTTACTCGAACGACGACCTTTTTCATCAGGACGCACTGCTCGAGGCGACGCGCTCCGCCCTCGAGCAACTGGTGGAGGCAAGCCGCACCCTCGCGCCGGTGCTGCTCGTCGGGGCCCCGCTCCGCTGCGAGGGGCGCCTGTTCAACTGCGCCATCGTCGTCTACCGGGGGGAGGTTCTCGGCATTGTCCCCAAAAGCTTTCTTCCCAATTACCGCGAATACTACGAGAAGAGGCAATTTGCCGCCGCCCGCCAGGCGTTTTCCCACGAGGTGATGTTCGCCGGCCGGAGCGTCCCTTTCGGAAACGACTTGATCTTCGAAGCCCGCAACGTGGCCGGCTTCAATCTGCACGTCGAGGTCTGCGAGGACGCCTGGGCCCCCATCCCCCCGAGCACGTGGGCCGCCATGGGCGGTGCGACCATCCTCGCGAACCTCTCCGCAAGCAATATCACCGTCGGAAAGGCCGAGCACCGCCGCCTCCTCTGCGCATTTCAATCCGCCAAGTGCCTCGCGGCCTATCTCTATTCGGCGGCGGGCCCGGGCGAGTCCACCAACGACGTCGCCTGGGACGGCTATGCCCTCATTTACGAGAACAACGATCTCCTTGCCGAGTCGGAGCGTTTCGCCCAAGAGGAGCAGGTGATCCTGGCCGATGTCGACCTCGAGCGCCTCCTCCAGGAACGGATGCGCACGACGAGCTTCGGCGACGCCGTCGGCGACCACACGGAGCGGCTGCATGCACTGCGTCGTGTGCCGTTCACCTTCGCGGTCCCCGAGGGAGAAAGCGCCCTTTTGCGGGAGGTTCTGCGCTTTCCCTACGTGCCGAGCGACCCCCGTGTCCTGAACGAGCGCTGCTTCGAGGTCTACAACATTCAGGTCCACAGCCTCATGAAGCGTCTGACCGCCGCCGGTATCGAACGGGTGGTCATCGGTGTCTCCGGCGGACTCGACTCCACCCAGGCCGTGATCGTGGCGGCCAAGACCATGGACCGCCTCGGCCTGCCGCGCGCCAACATCCTCGGATACACCATGCCGGGATTCGCCACGAGCGCCAGGACGCTCGAAAACGCCCGCCGCCTCATGTCCGCCCTCGGGGTCACGGCCCACGAAATCGACATCCGGCCGTCCTGCATGCAGATGTTCCAGGACATCGGGCACCCCTACGCCCAGGGGAAGCCCGTCTACGATGTGACCTTCGAAAACGTGCAGGCCGGCGAGAGGACCTCCCACCTGTTCCGCCTGGCGAACCTCCGCAGGGCGATCGTTCTGGGGACCGGCGATATCAGCGAACTGGCCCTCGGCTGGACCACGTATGGCGTCGGGGATCAAATGTCGCACTACAACGTCAATGTCTCGGTGCCGAAGACCCTGATCCAGCACCTGATCCGCTGGGTCATCCACACCCGGCAGTTCGACGAGGCGGCCGGCGCCGTCCTCCAGGAGATCCTCGAGACCGAAATCTCCCCCGAACTCGTCCCCGGCGGCGGCCTGTCGGACCAGCCCGCACAAAAGACCGAGGCGCAAATCGGCCCCTACGAACTTCAGGACTTCAACCTCTACTACATCACCCGCTTCGGGTTCCGCCCGAGCAAGGTGGCCTTTCTCGCCCACCATGCGTGGAGGGACCCGGAAAAAGGTCCCTGGCCCCCCTTCATCCCGGCGGACAAGCGCCACGCTTACGATCTGGCCGCCATCCGCAAGTGGCTGGAGGTATTCCTCTACCGGTTTTTCAAGATCAGCCAGTTCAAGCGCACCGCGATCCCGAACGGCCCCAAGGTCGGGTCGGGCGGATCCCTCTCTCCCCGCAGCGACTGGAGGGCCCCGAGCGACTCCGAGGCGGAGGTGTGGCTGGAAGAACTGAGGCGGAACGTGCCGGAATAG